A part of Cuculus canorus isolate bCucCan1 chromosome 23, bCucCan1.pri, whole genome shotgun sequence genomic DNA contains:
- the MCAM gene encoding cell surface glycoprotein MUC18 isoform X1 encodes MAGGRRAAGLLPGWGCCLLLCCAAASKVEVSMPALVEVEIGGTARLECNFSIPEDGSYTYISWFYIDRNSQVKLCHITDSVVLEDTDYRERLSVGEDKALSISKVTVQDARTFVCQVGAAGYDLGENRTELHVYKVPETPEIVANSGGVSVQSSEMPQIAQCVSRNSFPRPNITWHKNGVRLQPEENTVRFTATRTRESSGLYTVSSTLFAHVTRDDRNSSFHCTVHYWLQGQRRAVESRRVSVKVFYPTEHLNLRVMPSSALVKEGDDVKLFCEADGNPGPIFSFYKRGLEDSWQDLTPLTDTNRGVLSLNNVNKSSSGLYRCQTLDLDSMKQLEKDMELVVNYIEGLHVEMEPSSPVVEGGSVKLSCDAHSPLALQYQWSDAKGREIGKGNQLLLNNLTFETSSTFSCKVNAPSVPGLEQSKQVAVAVRGKPRIVSISSPLYVRHDEVVNLTCKAIAFPRPSVRWSINGTAHEYVENQHIASNLTVRVNRDLLRAGAMCRVSNEMGISEERIQLLETPESKGVIIVAIIVSILVVAVLGAVIYFLHKKGKLPCGRTGKQDITKPEARKDKIVVDVKSDKLSEEAGLLQGANGEKRPAADQSEKYIDLRN; translated from the exons ATGGCTGGGGGGCGCCGGGCTGCGGGGCTGCTGccgggctggggctgctgcctcctgctctgctgcg CTGCGGCCAGCAAGGTGGAGGTCTCCATGCCAGCACTGGTGGAAGTGGAGATCGGGGGTACGGCCAGGTTAGAGTGCAacttctccatccctgaagatgGTTCCTACACCTACATCAGCTGGTTCTAT ATCGACCGCAACAGCCAGGTGAAGCTGTGCCACATCACGGACAGCGTCGTCCTGGAGGACACGGACTACAGGGAGCGGCTGTCGGTGGGAGAGGACAAAGCTCTCTCCATCAGCAAGGTCACAGTGCAGGATGCCAGGACCTTCGTGTGCCAGGTCGGGGCGGCTGGCTACGACTTGGGCGAGAACCGCACTGAGCTCCACGTCTACA AGGTGCCTGAGACCCCTGAGATCGTGGCCAACTCGGGAGGCGTCTCCGTGCAGAGCAGTGAGATGCCGCAG ATCGCCCAGTGCGTGAGCAGGAACAGCTTCCCACGCCCCAACATCACGTGGCACAAGAACGGCGTGCGCCTGCAGCCGGAGGAGAATA CGGTGAGGTTCACGGCCACGCGGACCCGCGAGTCGAGCGGGCTGTACACGGTGAGCAGCACCCTCTTCGCCCACGTCACCCGCGACGACCGCAACTCCTCCTTCCACTGCACCGTGCACTACTGGCTGCAGGGGCAGAGACGTGCCGTGGAGTCGCGGCGAGTCAGCGTCAAGGTCTTCT acCCCACTGAGCACCTCAATCTGCGCGTCATGCCGTCCTCGGCGCTGGTGAAGGAAGGGGATGATGTGAAGCTGTTCTGTGAGGCTGATGGCAACCCAGGGCCCATCTTCTCCTTCTACAAGAGAGGG ctggaggacagCTGGCAGGACCTGACGCCGCTGACGGACACCAACCGTGGAGTGCTGTCGCTGAACAATGTGAATAAGAGCAGCAGTGGCCTGTACAGATGCCAGACCCTGGACTTGGATAGTATGaaacagctggagaaggacatggagctcgTTGTGAACT ACATTGAAGGGCTCCACGTGGAGATGGAGCCATCCTCGCCCGTTGTTGAAGGGGGCAGCGTGAAGCTGAGCTGTGATGCCCACAGCCCCTTGGCCCTGCAGTACCAGTGGAGCGATGCGAAG GGCAGGGAGATCGGAAAAGGGAACCAGCTCCTTCTGAACAACCTCACCTTCGAAACCTCCAGCACCTTCAGCTGCAAAGTGAACGCACCAAGCGTGCCCgggctggagcagagcaagCAGGTGGCCGTGGCTGTTCGAG GGAAGCCGCGGATCGTCTCCATCAGCTCCCCGCTGTACGTGCGGCACGATGAGGTGGTGAACCTGACCTGCAAGGCCATCGCGTTCCCCCGGCCCTCTGTCCGCTGGAGCATCAATGGGACG GCTCACGAGTACGTTGAAAACCAGCACATCGCCAGCAACCTGACGGTGCGCGTGAACCGCGACCTGCTGCGGGCGGGAGCCATGTGCAGGGTCTCCAACGAGATGGGCATCAGCGAGGAGCGCATCCAGCTGCTCG AGACACCAGAGAGCAAAGGGGTGATCATTGTGGCGATCATCGTCTCCATCCTCGTGGTGGCCGTGCTGGGGGCCGTCATCTACTTCCTGCACAAGAAAGGCAAGCTCCCCTGTGGTCGCACTGGAAAACAGGACAT CACAAAGCCAGAGGCACGTAAAGACAAGATTGTAGTTGACGTTAAGTCAGATAAACTTTCCGAAGAGGCGGGGCTCCTGCAGGGCGCCAACGGCGAGAAGAGACCTGCCGCTGACCAG AGCGAGAAATACATCGATCTGAGAAACTAG
- the MCAM gene encoding cell surface glycoprotein MUC18 isoform X2, with protein MAGGRRAAGLLPGWGCCLLLCCAAASKVEVSMPALVEVEIGGTARLECNFSIPEDGSYTYISWFYIDRNSQVKLCHITDSVVLEDTDYRERLSVGEDKALSISKVTVQDARTFVCQVGAAGYDLGENRTELHVYKVPETPEIVANSGGVSVQSSEMPQIAQCVSRNSFPRPNITWHKNGVRLQPEENTVRFTATRTRESSGLYTVSSTLFAHVTRDDRNSSFHCTVHYWLQGQRRAVESRRVSVKVFYPTEHLNLRVMPSSALVKEGDDVKLFCEADGNPGPIFSFYKRGLEDSWQDLTPLTDTNRGVLSLNNVNKSSSGLYRCQTLDLDSMKQLEKDMELVVNYIEGLHVEMEPSSPVVEGGSVKLSCDAHSPLALQYQWSDAKGREIGKGNQLLLNNLTFETSSTFSCKVNAPSVPGLEQSKQVAVAVRGKPRIVSISSPLYVRHDEVVNLTCKAIAFPRPSVRWSINGTAHEYVENQHIASNLTVRVNRDLLRAGAMCRVSNEMGISEERIQLLETPESKGVIIVAIIVSILVVAVLGAVIYFLHKKGKLPCGRTGKQDIARNTSI; from the exons ATGGCTGGGGGGCGCCGGGCTGCGGGGCTGCTGccgggctggggctgctgcctcctgctctgctgcg CTGCGGCCAGCAAGGTGGAGGTCTCCATGCCAGCACTGGTGGAAGTGGAGATCGGGGGTACGGCCAGGTTAGAGTGCAacttctccatccctgaagatgGTTCCTACACCTACATCAGCTGGTTCTAT ATCGACCGCAACAGCCAGGTGAAGCTGTGCCACATCACGGACAGCGTCGTCCTGGAGGACACGGACTACAGGGAGCGGCTGTCGGTGGGAGAGGACAAAGCTCTCTCCATCAGCAAGGTCACAGTGCAGGATGCCAGGACCTTCGTGTGCCAGGTCGGGGCGGCTGGCTACGACTTGGGCGAGAACCGCACTGAGCTCCACGTCTACA AGGTGCCTGAGACCCCTGAGATCGTGGCCAACTCGGGAGGCGTCTCCGTGCAGAGCAGTGAGATGCCGCAG ATCGCCCAGTGCGTGAGCAGGAACAGCTTCCCACGCCCCAACATCACGTGGCACAAGAACGGCGTGCGCCTGCAGCCGGAGGAGAATA CGGTGAGGTTCACGGCCACGCGGACCCGCGAGTCGAGCGGGCTGTACACGGTGAGCAGCACCCTCTTCGCCCACGTCACCCGCGACGACCGCAACTCCTCCTTCCACTGCACCGTGCACTACTGGCTGCAGGGGCAGAGACGTGCCGTGGAGTCGCGGCGAGTCAGCGTCAAGGTCTTCT acCCCACTGAGCACCTCAATCTGCGCGTCATGCCGTCCTCGGCGCTGGTGAAGGAAGGGGATGATGTGAAGCTGTTCTGTGAGGCTGATGGCAACCCAGGGCCCATCTTCTCCTTCTACAAGAGAGGG ctggaggacagCTGGCAGGACCTGACGCCGCTGACGGACACCAACCGTGGAGTGCTGTCGCTGAACAATGTGAATAAGAGCAGCAGTGGCCTGTACAGATGCCAGACCCTGGACTTGGATAGTATGaaacagctggagaaggacatggagctcgTTGTGAACT ACATTGAAGGGCTCCACGTGGAGATGGAGCCATCCTCGCCCGTTGTTGAAGGGGGCAGCGTGAAGCTGAGCTGTGATGCCCACAGCCCCTTGGCCCTGCAGTACCAGTGGAGCGATGCGAAG GGCAGGGAGATCGGAAAAGGGAACCAGCTCCTTCTGAACAACCTCACCTTCGAAACCTCCAGCACCTTCAGCTGCAAAGTGAACGCACCAAGCGTGCCCgggctggagcagagcaagCAGGTGGCCGTGGCTGTTCGAG GGAAGCCGCGGATCGTCTCCATCAGCTCCCCGCTGTACGTGCGGCACGATGAGGTGGTGAACCTGACCTGCAAGGCCATCGCGTTCCCCCGGCCCTCTGTCCGCTGGAGCATCAATGGGACG GCTCACGAGTACGTTGAAAACCAGCACATCGCCAGCAACCTGACGGTGCGCGTGAACCGCGACCTGCTGCGGGCGGGAGCCATGTGCAGGGTCTCCAACGAGATGGGCATCAGCGAGGAGCGCATCCAGCTGCTCG AGACACCAGAGAGCAAAGGGGTGATCATTGTGGCGATCATCGTCTCCATCCTCGTGGTGGCCGTGCTGGGGGCCGTCATCTACTTCCTGCACAAGAAAGGCAAGCTCCCCTGTGGTCGCACTGGAAAACAGGACAT AGCGAGAAATACATCGATCTGA